Proteins from a genomic interval of Labrus mixtus chromosome 24, fLabMix1.1, whole genome shotgun sequence:
- the LOC132959749 gene encoding bile salt export pump-like — protein sequence MPSGSVKLHSIKKLGQENHSYEFSDEEPAGSYMTMTTSKEDEKGKGNAEQPAIRVGFFQLFRFATCNDMLKMVFGSVCAILHGSAQPLMLLVFGLLTDTFIEYDIELNELRDDRKECVNNTIQWKRNYTEAFDQTSSQNLSGWGLMNNATWEMLVPLPNRSCGILDIEYEMTQFAFYYVGIGAAVFVLGYFQISLWVTSAAKQIQLIRRIYFSKVMRMEIGWFDCTSVGELNTRMSDDINKINDAIADQVAIFLQRFTTFVCGFCIGFVKGWQLTLVIVAASPLIGLGAGLMAVFVAKLTGMELQAYAKAGAVADEVLSSIRTVAAFGGELKEVQRYDRNLISAQRWGIRKGLFMGFFTGYMWLIIFLCYGLAFWYGSSLVLDAQEYTPGTLLQVFFGVLIAAMNLGQASPCLEAFASGRGAATIIFETIDREPEIDCLSEAGYKLDRVKGDIEFHNVSFYYPSRPEVKILDQLSVAVKSGETTAFVGPSGAGKSTAIQLIQRFYDPKEGMVTLDGHDIRGLNIQWLRSLIGIVEQEPVLFATTIAENIRYGRPGVSMGDIIAATKEANAYNFIMDLPQKFDTLVGEGGGQMSGGQKQRIAIARALVRNPRILLLDMATSALDNESEAIVQEALDKVRLGRTTISIAHRLSTIKNADVLVGFEHGRAVEKGNHNELLERKGVYFTLVTLQSQGDKALNDKARQMANKEEESEKLSLSRAGSYRASLRASIRQRSRSQLSNLIPESSVGIVGELGPRAYSVSQADKSKNAFPEEEEELVEPAPVARILKYNTPEWPYMLFGSLGAAINGGVNPVYSLLFSQILATFSVTDPAVQRREIDGICLFFVMVGVVSFFTQMLQGYAFSKSGELLTRRLRRLGFHAMLGQEIGWFDDHKNSPGALTTRLATDASQVQGATGSQIGMIVNSLTNIGVAVIMSFYFSWKLTMLILCFLPFIALSGGFQAKMLTGFAKEDKIAMEAAGQISGEALNNIRTIAGLGKERNFVDLYEAQLEGPYRAALKKANVYGACYGFSQCVIFLTNSASYRFGGYLVRQEGLHFSLVFRVISAIVTSGTALGRASSYTPDYAKAKISAARFFQLLDRVPQISVYSDKGDKWDNFKGNLDFIDCNFTYPTRPDIQVLNGLNVSVKQGQTLAFVGSSGCGKSTSVQLLERFYDPDHGRVLIDGHDSTRVNVPFLRSKIGIVSQEPILFDCSIAENIKYGDNMREIGMNEVMLAAKKAQLHDFVMSLPEKYDTNVGAQGSQLSRGQKQRIAIARAIIRDPKILLLDEATSALDTESEKTVQEALDKAREGRTCIVIAHRLSTIQNSDMIAVMSRGFLMEKGTHDQLMALQGAYYKLVTTGAPIS from the exons ATGCCGAGTGGATCAGTGAAGCTGCACAGCATTAAAAAGCTGGGACAGGAAAACCACAGCTATGAGTTTTCAGATGAAG AACCAGCTGGCTCCTATAT GACAATGACAACTTCCAAGGAGGACGAGAA AGGGAAGGGAAATGCTGAGCAACCAGCAATCAGGGTCGGCTTCTTTCAACTG TTCCGCTTTGCCACATGCAACGATATGCTCAAGATGGTGTTCGGCAGTGTGTGTGCGATCCTGCACGGCTCTGCCCAGCCCCTCATGCTGCTGGTGTTCGGCCTGCTCACCGACACCTTCATCGAGTACGACATCGAGCTGAACGAGCTGAGGGACGACAGGAAGGAGTGTGTGAACAACACCATCCAGTGGAAGAGGAACTACACTGAAGCGTTCGACCAGACCTCGTCGCAGAACCTGTCGGGCTGGGGCCTCATGAACAATGCAACATGGGAGATGCTTGTACCTCTACCCAACAGGTCATGTGG gaTTCTCGACATTGAATATGAAATGACCCAGTTCGCCTTCTATTATGTGGGaattggagcagctgtgttcGTGCTGGGATACTTCcag aTCTCCCTGTGGGTGACATCAGCTGCCAAGCAGATTCAGCTCATCAGGAGGATTTACTTCAGTAAAGTGATGAGGATGGAGATCGGCTGGTTCGACTGCACCTCTGTAGGAGAGCTCAACACTCGCATGTCAGA TGATATCAACAAGATCAATGACGCTATTGCGGATCAAGTTGCCATTTTCCTGCAGCGTTTCACCACCTTTGTGTGCGGCTTCTGCATTGGATTTGTGAAAGGATGGCAGCTAACCCTCGTCATTGTTGCAGCAAGTCCACTGATCGGTCTTGGAGCCGGTCTCATGGCTGTG TTCGTGGCTAAGCTAACAGGGATGGAGCTGCAGGCTTATGCCAAAGCCGGAGCCGTAGCTGACGAGGTGCTCTCCTCCATCAGGACTGTGGCTGCTTTTGGTGGAGAGTTAAAAGAAGTGCAGAG GTACGACAGGAACTTGATTTCTGCACAGCGCTGGGGCATCAGGAAAGGTTTGTTTATGGGCTTTTTCACCGGATACATGTGGCTGATCATCTTTCTGTGCTATGGTCTGGCCTTCTGGTACGGATCCAGTCTGGTGTTGGACGCTCAGGAGTACACACCAGGAACTCTTCTGCAG GTGTTTTTCGGTGTTCTGATAGCAGCTATGAATTTAGGCCAGGCTTCCCCTTGTCTGGAGGCATTCGCTTCAGGCCGAGGAGCTGCTACCATCATCTTTGAGACTATTGACAGA GAGCCGGAGATTGATTGTTTATCTGAGGCGGGATATAAGCTCGACAGGGTCAAAGGAGATATTGAGTTCCACAATGTGAGCTTCTACTACCCCTCCAGACCTGAAGTCAAG ATCCTGGACCAGCTCAGTGTTGCAGTGAAGTCAGGGGAGACCACAGCCTTTGTGGGGCCAAGTGGAGCTGGAAAGAGTACGGCTATTCAGCTCATCCAACGCTTCTACGACCCTAAAGAGGGAATG GTGACCCTGGACGGCCATGACATCAGAGGGCTGAACATCCAATGGCTGCGCTCGCTGATAGGCATAGTGGAGCAGGAGCCGGTGCTGTTTGCCACCACCATCGCTGAGAATATTCGCTACGGGCGACCCGGCGTCTCCATGGGGGACATAATCGCTGCTACGAAGGAGGCCAACGCCTACAACTTCATCATGGACCTGCCACAG AAATTCGACACCTTGGTGGGAGAGGGTGGAGGTCAGATGAGCGGAGGGCAGAAGCAGCGTATCGCCATCGCGCGGGCGCTGGTCAGGAATCCTCGTATCCTGCTGCTGGACATGGCGACCTCTGCCCTCGACAACGAGAGCGAGGCTATAGTACAAGAAGCTTTGGATAAA GTACGTCTGGGTCGCACCACCATCTCTATCGCTCACCGGCTGTCCACCATAAAGAACGCTGACGTGCTTGTCGGCTTTGAGCACGGCCGAGCTGTAGAGAAGGGCAACCACAACGAGCTGCTGGAGAGGAAGGGGGTCTACTTCACTCTGGTCACCCTGCAGAGCCAAGGAGACAAAGCTCTGAACGACAAGGCTCGACAAA TGGCTAACAAGGAAGAAGAGTCAGAGAAGCTGAGTCTATCCAGAGCAGGCAGCTACCGTGCCAGCTTGAG AGCTTCAATCCGTCAAAGGTCTCGATCTCAACTCTCAAACCTGATCCCAGAATCCTCTGTTGGCATTGTCGGAGAGCTCGGCCCCCGTGCCTACTCCGTGTCACAGGCAGACAAAtccaag AATGCTttcccagaggaggaggaggaacttGTAGAGCCCGCTCCGGTTGCCAGGATCCTGAAGTACAACACACCTGAGTGGCCCTACATGCTCTTTGGATCCTTAGGGGCGGCCATCAACGGAGGCGTAAACCCCGTCTACTCGCTGCTGTTCAGTCAAATCTTGGCG ACATTCTCAGTAACAGATCCTGCGGTTCAGAGGAGGGAGATTGATGGTATCTGCCTGTTCTTTGTCATGGTTGGCGTGGTCTCTTTCTTCACTCAGATGCTGCAG GGTTATGCTTTCTCCAAGTCTGGAGAGCTTCTTACCCGCAGGTTACGGCGGCTCGGCTTCCATGCCATGCTGGGCCAAGAGATCGGCTGGTTTGACGATCACAAGAACAGCCCGGGAGCTCTGACCACACGCCTGGCGACCGACGCCTCCCAAGTCCAAGGA GCAACAGGCTCGCAGATTGGCATGATCGTCAACTCTCTGACCAACATCGGCGTGGCCGTCATCATGTCCTTCTACTTCAGCTGGAAGCTAACGATGCTTATCCTGTGCTTCCTGCCGTTCATCGCTCTGTCAGGTGGCTTTCAGGCTAAGATGCTAACAGGGTTCGCTAAGGAGGACAAGATAGCCATGGAGGCTGCAGGACAG ATTTCTGGTGAGGCGTTGAACAACATCCGCACCATCGCAGGCCTGGGGAAAGAGAGGAATTTTGTTGATTTGTACGAGGCCCAGCTCGAGGGTCCGTACAGAGCGGCCCTGAAGAAGGCGAATGTGTACGGAGCGTGCTACGGTTTTTCCCAGTGTGTCATCTTCCTGACAAACTCTGCCTCCTACAGGTTTGGAGGTTACCTGGTGCGTCAGGAGGGGCTTCACTTCAGCTTGGTTTTCAG GGTGATCTCAGCCATCGTCACCAGCGGCACAGCCCTGGGCAGAGCCTCCTCTTACACACCCGACTACGCCAAAGCCAAGATCTCAGCTGCACGCTTCTTCCAGCTGCTGGACCGTGTGCCTCAGATCAGCGTCTACAGCGATAAGGGAGATAAATGG GATAACTTCAAAGGAAACCTCGACTTCATCGACTGTAATTTCACATACCCCACCAGGCCAGACATCCAGGTCCTGAACGGGCTGAATGTGTCGGTGAAGCAGGGCCAGACGCTGGCCTTCGTGGGCAGCAGCGGCTGTGGGAAGAGCACCAGCGTGCAGCTGCTGGAGAGGTTTTATGATCCTGACCATGGCAGAGTG TTGATTGATGGCCACGACTCGACTCGCGTCAACGTGCCCTTCCTGCGCTCCAAGATTGGCATCGTGTCCCAGGAGCCCATCCTGTTCGACTGCAGCATCGCAGAGAATATCAAGTACGGCGACAACATGCGGGAGATCGGCATGAATGAGGTCATGTTGGCCGCCAAGAAGGCCCAACTCCACgactttgtgatgtcacttccCGAG AAATACGACACAAATGTCGGCGCCCAGGGTTCCCAGCTGTCCCGAGGCCAGAAGCAGCGCATCGCCATCGCCCGAGCTATCATACGCGACCCCAAGATCCTGCTCCTGGACGAGGCCACCTCCGCCCTGGACACGGAGAGCGAGAAG ACGGTTCAAGAGGCCCTGGACAAAGCCAGAGAGGGTCGGACCTGCATCGTCATCGCCCACCGCCTGTCCACCATCCAGAACTCGGACATGATCGCCGTCATGTCCAGGGGTTTCCTGATGGAGAAGGGGACGCACGACCAGCTCATGGCCCTGCAGGGAGCTTACTACAAGCTGGTTACCACGGGAGCACCAATCAGCTAA